Proteins encoded by one window of Vallitalea okinawensis:
- a CDS encoding DUF4489 domain-containing protein: protein MSTSIKKSDYDHKNPREVTLFCGRGVSTSFPGTDTFTPTVPIPSSARIAQVTVDTRHRMKPVIEIEFSSIVSFLAAGSDAKASLSFLLYRNCDDEEPVVVNSWSYEVFELENTTIRERLSTSFAFNFCECLNDGDCCEYFVEAFVGGLQQSSVQINNVHITALAG, encoded by the coding sequence ATGTCAACGTCAATTAAGAAATCAGATTATGATCATAAAAATCCCCGTGAAGTAACTTTATTCTGCGGGCGAGGTGTAAGTACATCATTTCCAGGTACTGACACTTTCACACCTACAGTTCCCATACCCTCTTCAGCTAGGATAGCACAAGTTACAGTGGATACAAGGCATCGCATGAAGCCAGTGATTGAAATTGAGTTCTCAAGTATTGTTAGTTTTTTAGCTGCAGGGTCTGATGCAAAAGCATCATTAAGCTTTCTTTTGTATAGAAACTGTGATGATGAAGAACCAGTTGTCGTTAACAGCTGGTCCTATGAAGTCTTCGAATTAGAGAATACAACTATTAGGGAAAGATTGTCCACTTCTTTTGCTTTTAATTTTTGTGAATGTTTAAATGATGGAGATTGCTGTGAATATTTTGTAGAAGCTTTTGTAGGAGGGTTACAACAATCAAGTGTACAAATCAACAATGTCCATATTACAGCTTTAGCAGGTTGA
- a CDS encoding DUF4489 domain-containing protein, protein MLTNKKDCRCKKELVNKPLCLFCGQGGNAEFSSPDDPPVNIGSVTVDTRELCEPLVRFKFSSIVNLTGLANLPQALLTFRLFRGVDNGVPMPLNSWVYEAFQINNINTELRLNTSFAFIFCDRLNLFRLSEYFVEVSVDNLVNATISVDDVQIQAIAQ, encoded by the coding sequence ATGTTAACGAATAAAAAAGACTGTAGATGTAAGAAAGAACTTGTGAATAAACCATTATGTCTATTTTGTGGACAAGGAGGAAACGCTGAGTTTTCAAGTCCAGATGACCCACCAGTTAATATAGGTTCAGTGACAGTAGATACTAGGGAATTATGTGAGCCACTTGTTAGATTTAAGTTTTCAAGTATTGTTAATCTAACAGGTTTGGCTAACTTACCACAAGCCTTATTAACATTTAGATTATTCAGAGGTGTAGATAATGGTGTGCCCATGCCATTAAATAGCTGGGTATATGAAGCATTCCAAATCAATAACATCAACACGGAACTAAGACTCAACACTTCCTTTGCATTTATTTTTTGTGACCGCTTAAATTTATTTAGGTTAAGCGAGTATTTTGTTGAGGTGTCTGTAGACAATTTGGTCAATGCTACTATATCCGTAGATGATGTACAAATTCAAGCGATAGCTCAGTAG
- a CDS encoding galactose ABC transporter substrate-binding protein: protein MGKNVVAILLILLMVMNIGCLKADEVMQQDSYVENEIKIGILIYRFDDQFISSVKATIIEQAEEINAMNPQEIIVDIVDGKNQQDIQDDQIDHFIQEDYDALAINLVDRSNAANVIDKAKQADIPIVFFNREPVEVDMARWEKTYYVGAKAEDSGIIQGEIAVSYWMDNPQVDKNGDGIMQYVMLEGQPGHQDALLRTKYAINAVVEQGIEVEELVRDTANWQRSEAKDKMATWLDFFGDDIEFIFSNNDAMALGAIDAMKASEVAYNIPVVGVDAIESAIEALETGEIIGTVNNDNAEQGKMVMNMAYYLAINEDPNDYIPDIVNGTYLWIPYEKVLPNID, encoded by the coding sequence ATGGGGAAGAATGTTGTAGCAATTTTACTGATACTATTGATGGTAATGAACATAGGCTGTTTAAAAGCAGATGAAGTTATGCAACAAGACAGCTATGTTGAAAATGAGATAAAAATAGGTATATTAATCTATAGATTCGATGATCAGTTTATTTCATCTGTGAAAGCAACCATCATAGAACAAGCAGAGGAAATCAATGCTATGAATCCACAGGAAATCATCGTTGATATTGTGGATGGGAAAAATCAGCAAGATATTCAGGATGATCAAATCGATCACTTTATTCAGGAGGACTATGATGCTTTAGCTATCAATCTTGTAGACAGAAGTAATGCTGCCAATGTGATTGATAAAGCAAAGCAAGCTGATATACCTATTGTATTTTTTAATAGAGAGCCGGTTGAAGTCGATATGGCAAGATGGGAGAAGACTTATTACGTAGGTGCAAAAGCAGAAGATTCAGGCATTATTCAAGGTGAAATTGCCGTAAGCTATTGGATGGATAATCCTCAAGTTGATAAAAACGGAGATGGCATTATGCAATATGTCATGCTAGAAGGACAACCAGGACATCAAGATGCCCTTCTAAGAACCAAATATGCTATTAATGCTGTAGTGGAGCAAGGTATAGAAGTTGAAGAACTAGTAAGGGATACAGCAAATTGGCAAAGAAGTGAAGCGAAAGATAAGATGGCGACATGGCTGGATTTCTTTGGGGATGATATAGAATTTATTTTCAGTAATAATGATGCCATGGCTCTAGGCGCCATTGACGCAATGAAAGCAAGTGAGGTGGCATATAACATACCTGTTGTTGGAGTTGATGCCATTGAATCTGCTATTGAAGCCTTGGAAACAGGAGAGATCATTGGTACAGTTAATAATGATAATGCTGAACAAGGTAAGATGGTGATGAACATGGCTTATTATTTAGCAATAAATGAAGATCCCAATGATTACATACCTGATATCGTTAACGGAACTTATTTATGGATACCCTACGAAAAAGTTCTTCCTAATATAGATTAA
- the mglC gene encoding galactose/methyl galactoside ABC transporter permease MglC: MLESIKLKKGNISEFLMNNAIYLVLLGLLIVIIILSPDFVSMRNLKNILTQASTRIIMALGVGGIIVAKGTDLSLGRQVGLAAVISASLLQAPDYAYRMYPDLPQLSIIIPILIVMLVCAFFSSINGFVVAKLNVDPFIATLGMMVIVYGVNSIYYDRPPYGAQPIGGLDSKFTSFAQDSFSIGSFDLPYLIIYAVVITVIIWVLWNKTKFGKNIYAIGGNKEAAFVSGVNVTAYTILVFTVAGLLYGLGGSLEAARIGSATNNTGNMYELDAISACIVGGLSFNGGVGSVSGIVTGVLIFQVIAYGLSFIGVNPYLQYIIKGLIIITAVAIDSRKYGKK, translated from the coding sequence GTGTTAGAAAGTATCAAACTAAAAAAAGGTAATATTTCGGAATTTTTAATGAATAATGCAATTTATCTCGTGCTTTTGGGATTATTAATTGTTATAATTATATTATCACCTGATTTTGTTTCCATGAGAAATTTGAAAAATATCCTTACACAAGCTTCAACACGTATTATTATGGCACTTGGGGTTGGTGGAATTATCGTAGCTAAAGGGACAGATTTATCACTAGGTAGACAAGTTGGATTAGCAGCCGTTATTTCAGCTTCTTTACTTCAAGCGCCGGACTATGCTTATCGGATGTATCCTGATCTACCTCAATTGAGCATTATCATACCCATTCTTATCGTCATGCTAGTTTGTGCCTTTTTTAGTTCTATTAATGGGTTTGTTGTTGCAAAATTAAATGTAGATCCTTTTATTGCAACATTAGGTATGATGGTCATTGTATACGGCGTTAATTCTATTTATTACGACCGGCCACCATATGGTGCACAGCCAATCGGAGGATTAGATTCAAAATTTACTTCATTTGCGCAAGATTCATTTAGTATTGGAAGTTTCGACTTACCGTATCTGATTATCTACGCAGTGGTCATTACGGTGATTATCTGGGTGCTATGGAACAAGACTAAGTTTGGAAAGAACATATATGCAATCGGTGGTAATAAAGAAGCAGCCTTTGTTTCTGGGGTTAATGTAACAGCATATACTATTCTTGTATTTACTGTTGCAGGCTTATTATATGGCTTAGGTGGTTCATTAGAGGCGGCAAGGATTGGTAGTGCAACAAATAACACTGGAAATATGTATGAGTTAGATGCTATTTCAGCATGTATCGTAGGTGGTTTATCCTTTAATGGTGGTGTTGGTTCTGTATCTGGGATTGTGACAGGGGTATTAATTTTTCAAGTCATAGCCTATGGATTATCTTTTATAGGGGTTAATCCTTATCTGCAATACATCATTAAAGGTCTTATTATCATAACGGCTGTTGCTATTGACTCAAGAAAATATGGTAAGAAATAA
- the mglA gene encoding galactose/methyl galactoside ABC transporter ATP-binding protein MglA, which translates to MENSLLEMRSISKSFPGVKALDSAKLTVKAGTVHALMGENGAGKSTLMKCLFGIYHKDEGEIFLEGKQVEFESAKQSLDNGVSMVHQELNQVRQTRIMDNIWLGRFPKKGLFIDEEKMYKDTLDIFKKLDINLDPRQKVKDLSISESQMVEISKAVSYNSKIIVMDEPTSSLTEKEVMHLFNIIRALKEDGVGIIYISHKMEEILEISDEVTVMRDGKWIATKDAREVTTDEIINLMVGRDLTHRFPEKTNVPSEVILEVKNLTATYQPAVVDASFQLRKGEILGVSGLVGSRRTELIETLFGARHMKTGEVLLHGKKIRNKNPRVAIKNGFALVTEERRATGIFGVSNILFNSIIANIDKYQKIYKLLDDKKMEVDTSWVIESLSVKTPSQKTRIKSLSGGNQQKVILGRWLLTEPEILLLDEPTRGIDVGAKFDIYQLMIELANRDKGIIMVSSEMPELLGITDRILVMSNGRVAGIVNTRETTQEEILRLSAKYL; encoded by the coding sequence ATGGAAAATAGTCTATTGGAAATGAGGAGTATCTCAAAATCCTTTCCAGGTGTAAAAGCATTAGATAGTGCAAAGCTAACAGTCAAGGCTGGTACTGTACATGCGTTAATGGGCGAAAATGGTGCAGGGAAGTCAACACTTATGAAATGTTTATTTGGTATTTATCATAAAGATGAAGGTGAAATATTTTTAGAAGGTAAACAGGTAGAATTTGAATCGGCTAAGCAATCATTAGATAATGGTGTATCAATGGTACATCAAGAACTTAATCAAGTTAGGCAAACAAGAATAATGGATAATATTTGGTTAGGAAGATTTCCAAAGAAGGGTTTATTTATAGATGAAGAAAAGATGTATAAGGATACTCTTGATATTTTTAAAAAGTTGGATATTAACTTGGATCCCAGACAAAAAGTCAAAGATCTATCCATTTCTGAAAGTCAGATGGTTGAAATATCAAAAGCAGTTTCTTATAATTCAAAGATAATTGTTATGGATGAACCAACTTCATCTCTGACTGAAAAAGAGGTAATGCATTTATTTAATATCATTCGTGCACTTAAAGAGGATGGTGTAGGTATTATTTACATATCACATAAAATGGAAGAAATCTTAGAGATTTCAGATGAAGTCACCGTTATGCGAGATGGTAAATGGATAGCCACGAAAGATGCAAGAGAGGTAACAACGGATGAAATTATTAATTTAATGGTTGGTCGTGATCTAACCCATCGTTTCCCTGAGAAGACGAATGTACCTAGCGAGGTCATCTTAGAGGTTAAAAATTTGACAGCAACTTATCAACCAGCAGTTGTCGACGCATCCTTTCAACTTCGAAAAGGAGAGATTTTAGGTGTATCGGGTCTAGTCGGCTCAAGAAGAACTGAACTAATTGAAACACTATTCGGTGCAAGGCATATGAAAACTGGAGAAGTTCTTCTTCATGGGAAAAAAATCAGAAATAAAAATCCCCGAGTAGCTATCAAAAATGGGTTCGCATTAGTTACTGAAGAACGTCGAGCAACAGGGATCTTTGGTGTATCCAATATCTTATTTAATTCTATTATTGCTAATATTGATAAATATCAAAAAATTTATAAGCTCTTAGATGATAAAAAGATGGAAGTGGATACATCATGGGTTATAGAAAGTCTGTCTGTTAAAACACCTTCTCAAAAAACACGAATAAAGTCTCTATCTGGTGGTAATCAGCAGAAAGTCATACTTGGTAGATGGTTATTAACTGAACCAGAAATACTACTCTTAGATGAACCTACCCGAGGGATAGATGTAGGAGCTAAATTTGATATATATCAATTGATGATTGAACTAGCCAATAGAGATAAAGGTATCATTATGGTATCTTCAGAGATGCCTGAGTTACTTGGCATTACAGATAGAATTCTTGTAATGAGTAATGGGCGCGTTGCAGGAATTGTTAATACAAGAGAAACAACCCAAGAAGAAATATTGAGATTATCAGCTAAATATTTATAG
- a CDS encoding DUF4489 domain-containing protein, which yields MSNLIKKASSQPTLLFCGQGGNGAFVNPDDPSVIIGRVFVDATNINRPTVSLAFSSIVSFLATEDGLAPNADGAEARLTFGLFKACNEKPPELLNNWTYEVFRIEDAFEGTRFIKTFSFNFCDVSSCSECCEYFVEISLENLLTANIVVNNVHMTALVQ from the coding sequence ATGTCAAATTTGATAAAAAAGGCTAGTAGTCAACCTACTCTGCTATTTTGCGGTCAGGGCGGAAATGGAGCCTTTGTAAACCCTGATGATCCTTCAGTAATTATAGGAAGGGTTTTTGTTGATGCTACTAATATTAATCGACCAACAGTTAGTCTAGCGTTTTCTAGTATCGTTAGTTTTTTGGCAACAGAAGATGGTCTAGCTCCAAATGCAGATGGAGCAGAGGCAAGATTAACCTTTGGGTTATTTAAAGCTTGTAATGAAAAACCACCGGAGTTATTAAATAATTGGACCTATGAAGTATTTAGGATTGAAGATGCTTTTGAAGGAACAAGATTCATTAAAACATTTAGTTTTAACTTCTGTGATGTCTCATCTTGTTCGGAATGTTGCGAGTATTTTGTTGAAATATCACTAGAGAACTTGCTTACAGCCAATATAGTAGTCAATAATGTTCACATGACAGCATTAGTGCAATAA
- a CDS encoding response regulator: protein MYKLMLVDDEYTVRKSVINKIDWNQYGFEIICEAENGKEAYDMFEQHKPDVVITDIKMPYMDGLELSELILEKYPFTKIIVLTGFDEFEYAKKGIDLKISDYILKPISSKELIKVLQQMKEKIDNEIKERRDLDHLKDHYEKSYPVMKNIFLKAVVNGEYNYEEINRWLDYYDVDLKGELYLVAVIKIDHYYKERKTIDLKKSELKKVALLHMVKEIDEKAQIGPYFLENNQVIIIAKSNKKSEIEFIQDYIPKLEEIRQGVEKYLQFTITIGVGHVCKNVLDLHHSLKSAFNAHDYKMVVGNNQVIYINDLEDHINKRLQLNEIDQKRLVRILKAGTKEEFFLYTDQMFNEITRCNAPINEYQIYLLESVTIMIKTAKEINIEMSELTRKNMNIFSILSENNHLEDIKNELDQVGEKIIEHNMLGRVQSTTRMVSKAKEYVIAHYNDMELNIEKISEYLHYSPNYFSTIFKKETGEAFMNYLLDIRLEAGKELLLTTDMKTFEIALEVGFASPNYFSFCFKKRMGISPSQYKKQYK from the coding sequence ATGTATAAGTTAATGTTAGTGGATGATGAGTATACAGTTCGAAAGAGTGTCATTAATAAAATAGATTGGAATCAATATGGCTTTGAAATTATTTGTGAGGCTGAAAATGGTAAAGAGGCTTATGATATGTTTGAACAACATAAGCCGGATGTTGTTATTACAGATATTAAGATGCCCTATATGGACGGGTTAGAGCTTTCGGAGCTTATTTTAGAAAAGTATCCTTTTACAAAAATCATTGTTTTGACTGGTTTTGATGAATTTGAGTATGCTAAAAAAGGGATAGATCTTAAAATTTCTGATTATATTTTAAAACCTATTTCATCTAAAGAATTAATAAAAGTACTTCAACAGATGAAAGAGAAGATTGATAATGAAATAAAAGAAAGAAGAGATTTAGACCATTTGAAAGATCATTATGAAAAAAGCTATCCTGTCATGAAAAATATATTCCTAAAGGCTGTAGTCAATGGAGAGTATAATTATGAAGAAATTAACCGATGGTTAGATTATTATGATGTAGATTTAAAAGGGGAATTGTACTTAGTAGCCGTTATTAAGATAGATCACTACTATAAAGAGAGAAAGACTATAGATTTAAAAAAGTCAGAATTAAAGAAAGTTGCTTTATTACATATGGTTAAAGAAATAGATGAAAAAGCTCAGATAGGACCTTATTTCTTAGAAAATAATCAAGTCATCATTATTGCAAAATCCAATAAGAAAAGTGAAATAGAATTTATTCAAGATTATATACCAAAGTTAGAAGAAATTAGACAAGGTGTAGAGAAATATTTACAGTTTACAATTACTATTGGTGTTGGACATGTCTGCAAAAATGTTTTAGATCTTCATCATTCACTAAAGAGTGCATTCAATGCACATGACTACAAAATGGTTGTAGGTAATAATCAAGTTATATACATCAATGATTTAGAAGATCATATAAATAAAAGACTTCAATTAAATGAAATCGATCAAAAGCGTCTTGTTAGAATTCTCAAAGCAGGTACGAAAGAAGAATTTTTCCTATACACAGATCAAATGTTTAATGAAATTACAAGGTGCAATGCGCCTATTAATGAATATCAGATATATCTATTAGAATCAGTCACCATCATGATTAAAACTGCAAAAGAAATTAATATTGAAATGTCAGAACTGACAAGAAAAAATATGAATATCTTCAGTATATTAAGTGAAAACAACCATTTAGAAGATATCAAAAATGAATTAGATCAAGTTGGAGAGAAGATTATTGAACATAATATGCTGGGAAGAGTTCAAAGTACTACAAGGATGGTATCCAAAGCAAAGGAATATGTCATAGCTCATTATAATGATATGGAATTGAACATAGAAAAAATAAGTGAATATCTTCATTATAGTCCTAATTACTTTAGCACAATTTTCAAAAAAGAAACAGGTGAAGCTTTTATGAACTATCTACTAGATATTCGGTTAGAGGCAGGTAAAGAATTACTCTTAACGACGGATATGAAGACCTTTGAAATTGCCCTTGAGGTAGGATTTGCCTCACCTAATTATTTTTCCTTTTGCTTTAAAAAGAGAATGGGAATTTCTCCATCGCAGTATAAAAAACAATACAAGTAG
- a CDS encoding substrate-binding domain-containing protein: MTNRRKKWIIAIGVLLLSTYVLFLNISSIDNDKVLEITIITKSKYGYDWELINQGAYAAANEYGANIQIFAPDYEKDVNAQINLMETAIDNQVDAVIIAPINFTKLEDIINKTFDHDILVMIMGSETKPKVSMSYVGTNHYKSGERMAVALIELVGDTGNVGVVTDNARDLSYREKGLLDYLEIHSSIEIICMENSLSDEFSAGRITRSLLEEHDRLDAIIGMNDVITIGIAKAVEEMNEDICVLGFDNSDHIINYLDNGVIHKQVVQNYFSIGYYGVKNTIYQLKGQEIPNQEYIDTVIISSENMYDSDMQKIIFSIK, encoded by the coding sequence ATGACAAATAGAAGAAAAAAATGGATTATAGCAATAGGTGTTCTACTCCTTTCTACTTATGTACTCTTTCTTAATATATCAAGTATAGACAATGATAAAGTCTTGGAAATTACTATAATCACAAAATCAAAATATGGATATGATTGGGAGTTAATCAATCAAGGAGCTTATGCTGCGGCAAATGAGTATGGGGCAAATATTCAAATTTTCGCACCAGACTATGAGAAAGATGTTAATGCTCAGATTAATCTAATGGAAACAGCTATTGATAATCAGGTAGATGCTGTTATTATCGCTCCTATTAATTTTACAAAACTTGAAGATATCATCAATAAGACTTTTGATCATGATATCCTAGTCATGATAATGGGATCAGAAACAAAGCCAAAAGTTTCTATGAGTTATGTTGGTACCAATCATTATAAGTCTGGGGAGAGAATGGCAGTAGCATTAATAGAGCTTGTTGGTGATACAGGAAACGTAGGGGTGGTTACAGATAATGCTAGAGATCTTTCCTATAGAGAAAAAGGACTATTAGATTATTTAGAAATTCACTCATCGATAGAAATCATTTGCATGGAGAATTCACTCTCTGATGAGTTCTCAGCAGGAAGGATAACCCGATCTTTACTTGAAGAGCATGATCGTCTTGACGCTATTATTGGAATGAATGATGTGATAACTATAGGTATTGCTAAGGCTGTAGAAGAAATGAATGAAGATATATGTGTTCTAGGATTCGATAATTCAGATCACATTATTAACTATCTCGATAATGGTGTTATTCATAAGCAAGTGGTCCAGAACTATTTCAGTATTGGCTACTACGGAGTTAAGAACACTATTTATCAATTAAAAGGACAAGAAATCCCTAATCAGGAGTATATTGATACAGTCATTATTTCGTCGGAAAACATGTATGATAGTGATATGCAAAAAATAATATTTTCAATTAAGTAA
- the mglB gene encoding galactose/glucose ABC transporter substrate-binding protein MglB gives MKKLLSLILVVVLVGGLMIGCSSTDTSAGGGQPSVGVTIYKFDDNFMSFVRRAIETNAEGKAELVLNDSQNDQAKQNEQIEMMISKGVNSLAVNLVDPQAASTIIAKAKKEDLPVVFFNKEPSAEDMASYDKAWYVGTTSSESGIIQGELIAESWEAHPEWDKNGDGKMQYVLLKGEPGHPDAEARTTFSVQTVVEKGIEVEELELQTGMWDTVKAKELMDAWIAKHGDAIEYVICNNDAMALGAISSLQSEGYFTGDMYMPIVGVDAIPDALVKIEEGTLVGSVLNDAANQGKATVDLALNVAAGKDPLEGTDWTLDDTKAVRVPYVAIKLDNIQVAKDCYGE, from the coding sequence ATGAAAAAACTATTATCACTGATTCTCGTTGTTGTACTAGTTGGAGGACTTATGATAGGGTGCAGTAGTACTGACACATCGGCAGGTGGAGGTCAACCATCAGTTGGGGTTACAATTTACAAATTTGATGATAACTTTATGTCTTTTGTTAGAAGAGCAATTGAAACCAATGCAGAGGGCAAAGCAGAGTTAGTTCTAAACGATTCTCAAAATGATCAAGCAAAGCAAAATGAGCAGATTGAAATGATGATTTCTAAAGGTGTCAACTCTTTAGCTGTGAATTTAGTTGATCCACAAGCAGCTTCAACAATTATTGCTAAAGCTAAGAAAGAAGATTTACCAGTAGTATTCTTTAATAAAGAACCTAGTGCTGAAGATATGGCAAGTTATGATAAAGCTTGGTATGTAGGAACAACATCTTCAGAATCTGGTATTATTCAAGGTGAACTCATCGCAGAATCATGGGAAGCTCATCCTGAGTGGGATAAAAATGGTGATGGTAAAATGCAATATGTTCTATTAAAAGGTGAACCAGGGCATCCAGATGCAGAAGCCAGAACAACATTCTCTGTTCAAACAGTAGTGGAAAAAGGAATAGAAGTTGAAGAGTTAGAACTTCAAACAGGTATGTGGGACACTGTTAAAGCAAAAGAGCTAATGGATGCATGGATTGCAAAACATGGTGATGCGATAGAATACGTTATCTGTAATAATGATGCCATGGCTTTAGGTGCTATTTCTTCATTGCAAAGTGAAGGTTACTTTACAGGAGATATGTATATGCCAATCGTAGGTGTAGACGCAATTCCAGACGCATTAGTTAAGATTGAAGAAGGTACATTGGTAGGATCAGTTCTTAATGATGCTGCAAACCAAGGTAAAGCTACTGTTGACTTAGCCCTTAATGTGGCTGCAGGGAAAGATCCTCTTGAAGGAACTGATTGGACGTTAGATGATACAAAAGCAGTTCGTGTACCTTATGTTGCAATTAAACTCGATAATATTCAAGTGGCAAAAGACTGTTACGGCGAATAA
- a CDS encoding sensor histidine kinase has translation MKKIIKSNYFRFNSIQFVIAIACIIVSILPMLYTGISMYTKFSNTLVESSRVAYDQIMDQLKINIEDYLEQGIKTTSDIHNLIIQNDNNVDFKLSSELHMFYSTRNNLASITIFDLSGNRLTSVPGHNLKAGYDVKNEVWFNKISQQEIMYSISEPHVQNVFVDQHPWVITISKPIEIQNKGRKEKAVLVVDMGIQTIHNICSNLNLGGRGYVYIRNSHDEIIYHPQQALVFAGLKEEFEINNINISNENWQVNQNGMGEEFLIVHKTLSFVDWNIVGVSYIDDIASNNTRIAREVLFTIPIILLIIIWLSWYISGKISQPIMKLGRYMRKVEEGNFNTQVIITNGEREVLQLADSFNVMVKKIKELIEENQREHEAKRQTELNALQAQINPHFLYNTLDSIIWMAESDQNEEVIELVTSLARFFRISISKGANIITVAEELEHARNYMLIQKIRYKDKFEFNITADEEVKSLKTMKLILQPMIENAIYHGIEYMVDQGDIQINAKIVEHFLLFEVIDNGLGISQEQLKKIREGKDNQTTKKKGNGVGVKNVDERIKLRFGRAYGLDIESELEEGTTVKLWLPIIRGDNI, from the coding sequence ATGAAAAAGATTATAAAGAGCAATTACTTTCGCTTTAATAGCATCCAATTTGTTATTGCAATTGCTTGTATCATCGTTTCAATTCTACCCATGCTATATACGGGGATATCCATGTATACGAAGTTTTCTAACACGCTAGTTGAAAGCTCACGTGTAGCATATGATCAAATCATGGATCAACTAAAAATTAACATAGAAGATTATTTGGAGCAGGGAATAAAGACAACAAGTGATATACATAATTTAATAATCCAAAATGACAATAATGTGGATTTCAAACTATCCTCAGAATTACATATGTTTTATAGTACAAGAAATAATCTAGCATCCATAACAATTTTTGATTTAAGTGGTAATAGATTGACCAGTGTTCCAGGTCATAATTTAAAAGCAGGTTATGATGTTAAAAATGAAGTGTGGTTCAATAAAATCTCTCAGCAAGAAATCATGTATTCGATATCAGAACCTCATGTTCAGAATGTTTTTGTTGATCAACATCCTTGGGTCATTACTATTTCAAAACCCATCGAAATTCAGAATAAAGGTAGGAAAGAAAAGGCTGTACTTGTCGTGGATATGGGTATTCAAACCATCCATAATATATGTAGCAACCTTAATTTGGGAGGAAGAGGCTATGTCTACATCAGGAACAGTCATGATGAGATCATTTATCATCCACAGCAAGCACTAGTGTTTGCTGGATTAAAAGAAGAATTTGAAATTAATAACATCAATATAAGTAATGAGAACTGGCAGGTAAATCAAAACGGCATGGGAGAAGAATTTTTAATTGTTCATAAAACATTGAGTTTTGTAGATTGGAACATCGTTGGGGTATCATATATTGATGACATTGCTAGTAATAATACGAGGATAGCGAGAGAGGTTCTTTTCACAATTCCTATTATTTTACTGATTATCATTTGGTTATCATGGTATATATCAGGTAAGATATCACAGCCTATTATGAAACTTGGAAGGTATATGAGGAAGGTAGAAGAAGGTAACTTCAATACACAAGTAATAATAACCAATGGAGAAAGAGAGGTACTGCAATTAGCAGATTCTTTTAACGTGATGGTTAAAAAAATCAAGGAACTTATTGAAGAAAATCAACGTGAGCATGAAGCTAAACGGCAAACAGAGTTAAATGCTTTACAAGCTCAGATAAACCCTCATTTCCTATACAATACGCTAGATTCCATTATATGGATGGCTGAAAGTGACCAGAATGAAGAGGTAATCGAGTTGGTTACTTCTCTTGCACGGTTTTTTCGAATCAGTATTAGTAAAGGAGCCAATATAATTACTGTTGCTGAGGAGCTTGAGCATGCCAGAAATTATATGCTTATTCAGAAAATTAGATATAAGGATAAATTTGAGTTTAACATTACAGCTGATGAAGAAGTAAAATCCTTAAAGACAATGAAATTGATACTTCAGCCTATGATTGAAAATGCTATCTATCACGGTATCGAATACATGGTAGATCAAGGTGATATTCAAATAAACGCAAAGATTGTAGAACATTTTCTTCTATTTGAAGTTATAGATAATGGATTAGGTATAAGCCAAGAACAACTGAAGAAAATTAGGGAAGGTAAAGATAATCAAACTACTAAGAAAAAAGGGAATGGTGTTGGGGTTAAAAATGTTGATGAGCGCATTAAACTTCGATTTGGAAGAGCATATGGTCTTGATATTGAGAGCGAACTCGAAGAAGGTACGACGGTGAAACTTTGGTTACCTATTATTAGAGGTGATAATATATGA